A single window of Microbispora hainanensis DNA harbors:
- a CDS encoding ABC transporter permease: MFLAWRELVFARARFGLMGGVVALIAILVVLLSGLSSGLVNDGVSGLKRLPVTAFAFAEGTKTDSAFSRSTVNVNLAELWKSRDDVGDAAPFGTMLVNAKATTSAGAQVPVDLALFGVDPGSFLAPAVSDGAGLGDPDGIVVSETVLDEGVAIGDTVVIDRLGTRLKVVGTTGDQRTFGHVDVAYLPLRTWQQVHAGAGPGDEVRDGAYEEATAIALRARDGDRIDLPGGDAAAGTTSMTLDASFSASPGYSAETSTLTLIQVFLYAISALVVGTFFTVWTIQRKHELAVIRAMGASTGYLMRDTLIQATVILTVSTAVGFLLGVGGGSLLTTTPMPFLLEVGPLVLAALLLIGLGLAGAVAAVGRIVRVDPLAALGGQR, translated from the coding sequence ATGTTCCTGGCCTGGCGCGAGCTGGTCTTCGCCCGCGCACGCTTCGGCCTGATGGGCGGAGTCGTCGCCCTCATCGCGATCCTCGTCGTGCTGCTGTCAGGCCTGTCCTCCGGGCTCGTCAATGACGGCGTCTCCGGGCTCAAACGGTTGCCCGTCACCGCGTTCGCCTTCGCCGAGGGCACCAAGACCGACTCCGCCTTCTCCCGCAGCACCGTCAACGTGAACCTGGCCGAGCTGTGGAAGAGCCGCGACGACGTCGGCGACGCCGCGCCGTTCGGCACCATGCTGGTCAACGCCAAGGCCACGACCTCCGCCGGCGCGCAGGTGCCGGTCGACCTGGCCCTGTTCGGCGTCGATCCCGGCTCCTTCCTCGCACCCGCCGTCTCCGACGGCGCCGGACTCGGCGACCCCGACGGGATCGTGGTCAGCGAGACCGTCCTGGACGAGGGCGTGGCCATCGGCGACACCGTCGTCATCGACCGCCTGGGCACCCGGCTCAAGGTCGTCGGCACCACGGGCGACCAGCGCACCTTCGGGCACGTCGACGTGGCGTACCTGCCGCTGCGCACCTGGCAGCAGGTGCACGCCGGCGCCGGGCCGGGGGACGAGGTGCGCGACGGGGCGTACGAGGAGGCGACGGCCATCGCCCTGCGCGCCCGGGACGGAGACCGGATCGACCTGCCCGGCGGCGACGCCGCGGCGGGCACCACGAGCATGACGCTCGACGCGTCCTTCAGCGCTTCCCCCGGCTACTCCGCCGAGACCTCCACGCTCACGCTGATCCAGGTCTTCCTGTACGCCATCTCCGCGCTCGTCGTCGGGACGTTCTTCACTGTCTGGACGATCCAGCGCAAGCACGAACTCGCCGTCATACGCGCCATGGGCGCCTCGACCGGCTACCTCATGCGGGACACGCTGATCCAGGCGACCGTCATCCTGACCGTGTCCACCGCCGTGGGCTTCCTGCTGGGGGTGGGCGGCGGCAGCCTGCTCACCACGACCCCCATGCCGTTCCTGCTGGAGGTGGGGCCGCTCGTCCTCGCCGCCCTGCTCCTCATCGGCCTCGGCCTCGCCGGCGCCGTGGCGGCCGTGGGCCGCATCGTCCGCGTCGACCCGCTCGCCGCCCTGGGAGGGCAAAGATGA
- a CDS encoding methylated-DNA--[protein]-cysteine S-methyltransferase, translated as MSTEDLEALLRVTSPGYVGVAPPEVAFGTMDAPVGRLVLAVTARGVLACTYEDEHEVFARVSRAVGSFIGPDPRRIDPLRRELDAYFTGRLRTFSLSVDLRLVTGFSRTVIQLMPAVPYGSVTTYQEIAERIGRPQAPRAVANALAGNPVCVLLPCHRAVEGPGSLGGYAGGPAAKEHLLRLEGAL; from the coding sequence ATGTCCACCGAGGACCTCGAGGCCCTGCTCCGCGTGACCTCGCCGGGCTACGTCGGCGTGGCCCCGCCCGAGGTCGCCTTCGGCACCATGGACGCGCCGGTGGGCCGTCTGGTCCTCGCGGTGACCGCCCGTGGCGTGCTGGCCTGCACCTACGAGGACGAGCACGAGGTCTTCGCCCGGGTCTCCCGCGCCGTCGGCTCGTTCATCGGGCCCGACCCGCGCCGCATCGATCCCCTGCGCAGAGAGCTGGACGCCTACTTCACGGGCAGGCTGCGCACCTTCTCCCTGTCCGTGGACCTGCGCCTGGTCACCGGCTTCAGCCGTACGGTGATCCAGCTCATGCCGGCCGTGCCGTACGGCAGCGTCACCACCTACCAGGAGATCGCCGAGCGGATCGGGCGGCCGCAGGCGCCCCGCGCGGTGGCCAACGCCCTGGCGGGCAACCCCGTCTGCGTGCTCCTGCCGTGCCACCGGGCGGTGGAGGGCCCCGGCTCGCTCGGCGGGTACGCCGGCGGCCCGGCGGCCAAGGAACACCTGCTCCGCCTGGAGGGCGCTCTCTAG